The following are encoded together in the Pseudodesulfovibrio indicus genome:
- a CDS encoding enoyl-ACP reductase FabI: MLLKDKKALIFGVVNDRSIAYGIARQFKEHGARLAFSYAADPIERRLAPISEELNGEFMFKCDVTSDQEIATGADLVREKWGNVDILVHSIAYANRDDLKGRFIDTSREGYKVALDVSSYSLVALCRAFEPLFSPGSSVLTLSYYGAGKVVANYNAMGVAKAALEACVRYLSVDLGENGIRINAISAGPVKTMAASGISGFKTILGRIEEKAPLHRNITIDDVGKCALYLASDLSTGTTGDVVFVDSGYNIMGV, encoded by the coding sequence ATGCTGCTCAAGGATAAGAAGGCCCTGATCTTCGGCGTGGTCAACGACCGGTCCATCGCCTACGGCATTGCCCGGCAGTTCAAGGAACACGGCGCGCGGCTGGCGTTCAGCTACGCCGCCGACCCCATAGAGCGCCGCCTTGCCCCTATCAGCGAGGAGCTGAACGGCGAGTTCATGTTCAAATGCGACGTCACCTCGGACCAGGAGATCGCGACCGGCGCGGACCTGGTGCGCGAGAAATGGGGCAACGTGGACATCCTCGTCCACTCCATCGCCTATGCCAACCGCGACGACCTCAAGGGACGGTTCATCGACACCAGCCGCGAGGGGTACAAGGTCGCCCTGGACGTTTCCTCCTACTCCCTGGTCGCCCTGTGCCGCGCCTTCGAACCGCTCTTCTCGCCCGGCTCCTCCGTCCTGACCCTCAGCTACTACGGGGCGGGCAAGGTCGTGGCCAACTACAACGCCATGGGCGTGGCCAAGGCCGCCCTGGAGGCGTGCGTGCGCTACCTGTCCGTGGACCTGGGCGAAAACGGCATCCGCATCAACGCCATCTCCGCCGGGCCGGTCAAGACCATGGCCGCCTCCGGCATCTCCGGGTTCAAGACCATACTCGGCCGCATCGAGGAAAAAGCGCCCCTGCACAGAAACATCACCATCGACGACGTGGGCAAATGCGCCCTCTACCTCGCCTCCGACCTCTCCACCGGCACCACCGGAGACGTCGTCTTCGTGGACTCCGGCTATAACATCATGGGCGTGTAG
- a CDS encoding glycosyltransferase family protein → MRIVFYCQHVLGVGHMFRSLEIVKALKDHEIILVTGGAEVDFEPPANMTRIQLPGLMMDAKFTRFIPLEEGAEVDEVLIRRLKLFKEIMAEYQPDIFMVELFPFGRKKFRFELLPILKKVRKGEYGKCRAVCSVRDILVEKKDMQRQVERVHGYLNPNFDHVLVHSDPNLVRLDETFPGVEGIVPEVHYTGYVARKPDPAGTAALAAELNLGDTPLVVASVGGGHIGRDLLRGVMAASPVLNETHPHRMMVFAGPYAEEDEFLRLQAEAEAHPHITVKRFTKRFLAYLDLAALSVSLGGYNTTMNLLATNTFGLMYPFLQNREQNMRARRIEEKGGLKVITEEDLGPERLVPLMREGLDRKAAPLHLDLDGAENSARILEKVYLNMQTGDMQAGD, encoded by the coding sequence ATGCGCATCGTCTTCTACTGCCAGCACGTGCTCGGCGTGGGCCACATGTTCCGGTCCCTGGAAATCGTCAAGGCCCTCAAGGACCACGAGATCATCCTGGTCACCGGCGGGGCCGAGGTGGATTTCGAGCCGCCAGCCAACATGACCCGCATCCAGCTGCCCGGCCTGATGATGGACGCCAAGTTCACCCGGTTCATCCCCTTGGAAGAGGGTGCCGAGGTGGACGAGGTCCTGATCCGCCGCCTGAAATTGTTCAAGGAAATCATGGCCGAATACCAGCCCGATATCTTCATGGTCGAGCTCTTCCCCTTCGGGCGCAAGAAGTTCCGGTTCGAGCTGCTGCCCATCCTGAAGAAGGTCCGCAAGGGCGAATACGGCAAGTGCCGGGCGGTCTGCTCCGTGCGCGACATCCTGGTGGAGAAGAAGGACATGCAGCGCCAGGTGGAGCGCGTCCACGGCTACCTGAACCCGAATTTCGACCACGTCCTGGTCCACTCGGACCCCAACCTGGTGCGCCTTGACGAGACCTTCCCCGGCGTGGAGGGCATCGTGCCCGAGGTCCACTACACCGGGTACGTGGCCCGCAAGCCCGACCCCGCCGGAACCGCTGCCCTGGCCGCCGAGCTGAACCTCGGCGACACCCCGCTGGTGGTCGCGTCCGTGGGCGGCGGGCACATCGGCCGCGACCTGCTGCGCGGCGTCATGGCCGCTTCCCCCGTGCTCAACGAGACCCACCCGCACCGGATGATGGTCTTTGCCGGTCCCTACGCCGAGGAGGACGAGTTCCTCCGCCTGCAGGCCGAGGCCGAAGCCCACCCGCACATCACCGTGAAGCGGTTCACCAAGCGGTTCCTGGCCTACCTCGACCTGGCCGCGCTCTCGGTTTCCCTGGGCGGCTACAACACCACCATGAACCTGCTGGCCACCAACACCTTCGGGCTCATGTACCCGTTCCTCCAGAACCGGGAGCAGAACATGCGCGCCCGGCGGATCGAGGAAAAGGGCGGCCTCAAGGTCATCACCGAGGAGGACCTCGGTCCCGAACGCCTGGTGCCGCTCATGCGCGAAGGGTTGGACCGCAAGGCCGCGCCCCTGCACCTGGACCTGGACGGGGCCGAGAACTCCGCCCGCATCCTGGAAAAGGTCTACCTAAATATGCAGACCGGTGACATGCAGGCCGGGGACTGA
- a CDS encoding histidine phosphatase family protein, translated as MTTYFCMRHGLTDWNRDRRIQGNTDIPLNEEGRGMARAWAGSLAGGGLDCILTSALSRARETAAIINETLGLPVFEDPRLGEQDWGDWTGLTKPELKELRKKVGREEYRGFGFRPQGGESRDEVLMRACDALIDFSVAHPGESVLVVTHNGVLKCLTYALSGLEFMPSDPVPFKPYRLHRIECLDNELALGELNMEL; from the coding sequence ATGACCACCTATTTCTGCATGCGGCACGGTCTCACCGACTGGAACCGCGACCGCCGCATCCAGGGCAACACCGATATCCCGCTCAACGAGGAGGGACGCGGCATGGCCCGCGCCTGGGCCGGGTCCCTGGCCGGGGGCGGCCTGGACTGCATCCTGACCAGCGCGCTGTCCCGCGCCCGCGAGACGGCGGCGATCATCAACGAAACGCTCGGGTTGCCGGTCTTCGAGGACCCGCGCCTCGGCGAACAGGACTGGGGCGACTGGACCGGACTGACCAAGCCGGAGCTCAAGGAGCTGCGCAAGAAGGTCGGGCGCGAGGAATACCGGGGCTTCGGCTTCCGGCCCCAAGGGGGCGAGAGCCGCGACGAGGTGCTCATGCGGGCCTGCGACGCGCTCATCGACTTCTCGGTCGCGCACCCCGGCGAGTCCGTGCTCGTGGTCACCCACAACGGGGTGCTCAAGTGTCTGACCTACGCCCTGTCCGGCCTGGAGTTCATGCCCTCGGACCCCGTCCCCTTCAAGCCGTACCGGCTGCACCGCATCGAATGCCTGGACAACGAACTCGCCCTGGGCGAACTCAATATGGAGCTGTAA
- a CDS encoding glycosyltransferase family 4 protein has protein sequence MKIALCTPFKPLDHTTVSGDVTIVRDLAAALRELGSEVIPLPHFSAKEIWKHPSRWFPARRALDRMVEAARGADLWLTYGSYYKVPDVFGPDGAARLDVPYCLVQASYAPKRGKKLATWPGFRLNRRAMLRADHLFCNRLNDLRGCSWLLPSDRYTHIRPGLPAGLLTRDEEGGRRLRESWNTGGAKVVATAAMMRAGVKAEGLRWVFRTCADLLSRRRDLFLAVAGDGPLRRELEGEAGELLGDRVVFTGMVRREKLGEFFAAADFFAFPGLKESVGMVYLEAQQCGLPVVATDDEGAPQVVAHDRTGLITGANLEAFTQGVDALVRDPGLCARLAKAAPGYVAEEHDARRNYDRMNEIMRLLVSRRTRS, from the coding sequence GTGAAGATAGCCCTGTGCACCCCGTTCAAGCCCCTTGATCACACCACCGTTTCCGGTGACGTGACCATTGTCCGCGACCTGGCGGCGGCCCTGCGCGAACTGGGCAGCGAGGTAATCCCGCTGCCGCACTTCTCGGCCAAGGAAATCTGGAAGCACCCGTCGCGCTGGTTCCCGGCGCGGCGCGCCCTGGACCGCATGGTCGAGGCCGCGCGCGGGGCGGACCTCTGGCTGACCTACGGCTCCTATTACAAGGTCCCGGACGTGTTCGGGCCCGACGGTGCGGCCCGGCTGGACGTTCCCTATTGCCTGGTCCAGGCGAGCTACGCCCCCAAACGGGGCAAAAAGCTCGCCACCTGGCCGGGATTCCGGCTCAACAGGCGGGCCATGCTCCGGGCGGACCACCTCTTCTGCAACCGGCTCAACGACCTCCGGGGTTGCTCCTGGCTGTTGCCGTCCGATCGCTATACGCACATCCGCCCGGGCCTGCCCGCCGGATTGCTGACCCGAGACGAGGAGGGCGGCCGGCGGCTGCGCGAGTCCTGGAACACGGGCGGCGCAAAGGTCGTGGCCACGGCGGCAATGATGCGCGCCGGGGTCAAGGCCGAGGGGCTGCGCTGGGTCTTCCGGACCTGCGCGGACCTGCTCTCGCGGCGGCGCGACCTGTTCCTGGCCGTGGCCGGGGACGGCCCGCTGCGCCGGGAGCTGGAAGGGGAGGCCGGGGAGCTGCTCGGCGACCGGGTGGTCTTCACCGGGATGGTCCGGCGGGAGAAACTGGGGGAATTTTTCGCGGCCGCCGATTTCTTCGCCTTTCCGGGCTTGAAGGAGAGCGTGGGCATGGTCTATCTGGAGGCCCAGCAATGCGGGTTGCCCGTGGTGGCCACCGACGACGAGGGCGCGCCCCAGGTGGTGGCCCACGACCGCACCGGCCTGATCACCGGGGCGAACCTGGAGGCGTTCACCCAGGGGGTGGACGCCCTGGTGCGCGATCCGGGTCTGTGCGCCCGGCTGGCCAAGGCGGCCCCCGGCTATGTGGCCGAGGAGCACGACGCCCGCAGGAACTACGACAGGATGAACGAAATCATGCGCCTACTGGTGTCCCGGAGGACCCGATCATGA
- a CDS encoding tetratricopeptide repeat protein — MRRILTLILLAAAMCIAAACSSPSSPGQEDIERARESYSKGFYLEAEKDYERYLQVEPQGKFRKEAWDRLAEIAVTIKGDFDRAVVLLEAMYLELGEDRDTAWKIMFQLGEVYSELGNTSKAIEAFEKCLIHAQGNPDHIYRTQLRMARLYRNMGSYDLVAATLENCADSARDNEAKAKCLYELAQSYSFISSWSQAVKTLDSLLALKDVSDETRALGTFLLADIYENDREYAKARALLESILTTYPNPKVVETRLANLPEVEPEPLPLVPPPSQ; from the coding sequence ATGCGACGCATACTGACGCTGATACTGCTGGCCGCGGCGATGTGCATCGCCGCGGCCTGCTCGTCCCCGTCGTCCCCCGGCCAGGAGGACATCGAGCGGGCGCGCGAATCCTATTCCAAGGGATTCTACCTGGAGGCCGAGAAGGACTACGAGCGGTATCTCCAGGTGGAGCCGCAGGGCAAGTTCCGCAAGGAGGCGTGGGACCGGCTGGCCGAGATCGCCGTGACCATCAAGGGCGACTTCGACCGGGCCGTGGTCCTGCTGGAGGCCATGTACCTGGAGCTGGGCGAGGACCGCGACACGGCCTGGAAGATCATGTTCCAGCTGGGCGAGGTCTATTCCGAGCTGGGCAACACCTCAAAGGCCATCGAGGCGTTCGAGAAGTGCCTGATCCACGCCCAGGGCAACCCGGATCACATCTACCGGACCCAGCTGCGCATGGCCCGGCTGTACCGGAACATGGGCAGTTACGATCTGGTGGCCGCCACCCTGGAGAACTGCGCGGACTCGGCCCGCGACAACGAGGCCAAGGCCAAATGCCTCTACGAGCTGGCCCAGAGCTACAGCTTCATCTCCAGCTGGTCCCAGGCGGTCAAGACCCTGGACTCCCTCCTGGCCCTCAAGGACGTGTCCGACGAGACGCGCGCCCTTGGGACCTTCCTGCTGGCCGACATCTATGAGAACGACCGCGAGTACGCCAAGGCCCGCGCCCTCCTGGAGTCCATCCTGACCACCTACCCGAATCCCAAGGTGGTGGAGACCAGGCTGGCCAACCTGCCCGAGGTGGAGCCGGAGCCACTGCCTCTGGTGCCGCCGCCGTCCCAGTGA
- the gyrA gene encoding DNA gyrase subunit A: protein MSDTITIESELKKSYLEYSLSVIIGRAIPDVRDGLKPVHRRILYAMHDLGNYHNRAYKKSARVVGDVIGKYHPHGDSAVYDALVRMAQDFSMRDMLVDGQGNFGSIDGDSAAAMRYTEVRMARLCSEFLGDIEKNTVDFTPNYDNTMQEPSVLPTKVPNLLLNGTTGIAVGMATNIPPHNLGELIDGSIHLLDDPACSIESLMELVKGPDFPTGGTVFGGQGLVDAYTTGRGSIKIRGVVEVEEARKGHKESIVIREIPYALNKSSLVEKIAALVHEKKIEGVADLRDESDRKGIRIVIELKRGAIADIIINSLYKFTPLETSFGINMMAVVGKRPMLLNLKEVLNHFLDHRREVITRRTRFDLDKCEKRVHILEGLRIALDNIDEVVKLIRASKSPDEARVALMTRFELSEIQAKAILDMRLQKLTGLEHDKLLEELAELMKKIEYFKSILENEEVLKSVIREELREIKENYSTPRKSELLKADLDSIDIEDLIPDEETVITLSRRGYIKRTPLSNYTAQKRGGKGIAGVQTGDGDFIHTFMLTTNHQHLVLFTNFGKMFKIKVHQVPEGSRYAKGGHVNNLLPLDKDENIATCLSLREFADDRFFLFVTRKGMIKRSSIGLYGNCRTTGIRAVNLRDGDELMTVREIEPDVDCILASRDGSAIRFNINDARPMGRATAGVKGMALRPNDEVVACVVTGDTERDQLLTVSEGGFGKRTSIDQYRVQSRGGKGILNMRLTNKTGMVVGARMVNESDDVILLTSQNKVIRMSVSEVSQTRGRATQGVRLVRMDDANKVVGFDLVMDDDEDIAETQS, encoded by the coding sequence ATGAGTGATACGATCACCATCGAAAGCGAACTCAAGAAAAGCTACCTTGAGTACTCCCTGTCCGTCATCATCGGGCGCGCCATTCCGGACGTGCGCGACGGGCTCAAGCCCGTCCACCGGCGTATTCTCTACGCCATGCACGACCTGGGCAACTACCACAACCGGGCCTACAAGAAGTCCGCGCGCGTGGTCGGTGACGTCATCGGTAAATACCATCCGCACGGCGACTCCGCGGTCTATGACGCCCTGGTGCGCATGGCCCAGGACTTCTCCATGCGGGACATGCTGGTGGACGGCCAGGGTAACTTCGGCTCCATCGACGGCGACTCCGCGGCCGCCATGCGTTACACCGAAGTGCGCATGGCCCGGCTCTGCTCGGAGTTCCTCGGTGACATCGAGAAGAACACGGTCGATTTCACCCCCAACTACGACAACACCATGCAGGAACCGTCGGTCCTGCCCACCAAGGTCCCGAACCTGCTGCTTAACGGCACCACGGGCATCGCGGTCGGCATGGCCACGAACATCCCGCCCCACAACCTGGGCGAGCTGATCGACGGGTCCATCCACCTGCTGGACGATCCCGCCTGTTCCATCGAGTCGCTCATGGAGCTGGTCAAGGGACCGGACTTCCCCACGGGCGGCACGGTCTTCGGCGGCCAGGGGCTGGTGGACGCCTATACCACCGGGCGCGGCTCCATCAAGATCCGCGGCGTGGTCGAGGTCGAGGAGGCGCGCAAGGGCCACAAGGAATCCATCGTCATCCGCGAGATTCCCTACGCCCTGAACAAGTCCTCCCTGGTGGAGAAGATCGCGGCCCTGGTCCACGAGAAGAAGATCGAGGGCGTGGCCGACCTGCGCGACGAGTCCGACCGCAAGGGCATCCGCATCGTCATCGAGCTCAAGCGCGGGGCCATCGCGGACATCATCATCAATTCGCTCTACAAGTTCACGCCCCTGGAGACGAGCTTCGGCATCAACATGATGGCCGTGGTCGGCAAGCGGCCCATGCTGCTGAACCTGAAGGAAGTCCTGAACCACTTCCTGGACCACCGGCGCGAGGTCATCACCCGGCGCACCCGGTTCGATCTCGACAAGTGCGAGAAGCGCGTCCACATCCTGGAAGGGTTGCGCATCGCGCTGGACAACATCGACGAAGTGGTCAAGCTGATCCGCGCGTCCAAGTCCCCGGACGAGGCGCGCGTGGCGTTGATGACCCGGTTCGAGCTGTCCGAGATCCAGGCCAAGGCCATTCTCGACATGCGCTTGCAGAAGCTGACCGGTCTGGAGCACGACAAGCTGCTCGAAGAGCTGGCCGAGCTGATGAAGAAGATCGAATACTTCAAGTCCATCCTGGAGAACGAGGAAGTGCTGAAGAGCGTCATCCGCGAGGAGCTGCGCGAGATCAAGGAGAACTACTCCACCCCGCGCAAGTCCGAGCTGCTCAAGGCGGACCTCGATTCCATCGACATCGAGGACCTGATCCCGGACGAGGAGACGGTCATCACCCTGAGCCGCCGGGGCTACATCAAGCGCACCCCGCTGTCCAACTACACGGCGCAAAAGCGCGGCGGAAAGGGCATCGCGGGCGTGCAGACCGGCGACGGCGACTTCATCCACACCTTCATGCTGACCACCAACCATCAGCATCTGGTGCTGTTCACCAACTTCGGCAAGATGTTCAAGATCAAGGTCCACCAGGTGCCAGAGGGGTCGCGCTACGCCAAGGGCGGGCACGTCAACAACCTGCTGCCGCTGGACAAGGACGAGAACATCGCCACCTGCCTGTCCCTGCGCGAGTTCGCGGACGACCGGTTCTTCCTGTTCGTGACCCGCAAGGGCATGATCAAGCGGTCCTCCATCGGGCTGTACGGCAACTGCCGGACCACCGGCATCCGCGCCGTGAACCTGCGCGACGGCGACGAGCTGATGACCGTGCGCGAGATCGAGCCGGATGTGGATTGCATCCTGGCCAGCCGCGACGGCTCGGCCATCCGCTTCAACATCAACGACGCCCGGCCCATGGGCCGCGCCACCGCCGGCGTGAAGGGCATGGCCCTGCGGCCCAACGACGAGGTCGTGGCCTGCGTGGTCACCGGCGATACCGAGCGCGACCAGCTGCTGACCGTCTCCGAGGGCGGCTTCGGCAAGCGCACCTCCATCGACCAGTACCGGGTCCAGTCGCGCGGCGGCAAGGGCATCCTGAACATGCGCCTCACCAACAAGACCGGCATGGTCGTGGGCGCGCGCATGGTCAACGAGTCCGACGACGTGATCCTGCTGACCTCCCAGAACAAGGTCATCCGCATGTCCGTGTCCGAGGTCAGCCAGACCAGGGGCCGCGCCACCCAGGGCGTGCGCCTGGTGCGCATGGACGACGCCAACAAGGTGGTCGGGTTCGACCTTGTCATGGACGATGACGAGGATATCGCGGAGACCCAGTCCTAG
- the gyrB gene encoding DNA topoisomerase (ATP-hydrolyzing) subunit B translates to MSEKKYTAESITVLEGLEAVRKRPAMYIGSTDIRGLHHLVYEVIDNSIDEAMAGYCDKIKVTLHMDNSCTVTDNGRGIPVEIHPKEGIPAVQLAMTTLHAGGKFDNDSYKVSGGLHGVGVSCVNALSEFMETTVKRDGKTYRMKFERGHVTKELEEIGPADSTGTSQRFRPDEEIFEVNQFEYDVLRKRFKELAYLNSGLEIEFRDERNPEAKPEVFKFEGGIKQYVKDINSNLTTIGEIVYGEGESENMIVEFALQYTASYKENTYTFANNIRTIEGGTHLAGYKTALTRAINNYVQNADLPKKLIQKLTGDDVREGLTSVISVKLPDPQFEGQTKTKLGNSEAAGLVAGVIYEKLNVFFEENPKEARFIIEKVVDAARAREAARKARDLVRRKGALSDNALPGKLADCQSKRPEDSEIFIVEGDSAGGSAKQGRDPKIQAILPLRGKILNVEKTRMDKMLGNKEIRAMITAFGIGIGQDEEKDYDKLRYHKIVIMTDADVDGSHIRTLLLTFFFRQYEELINRGHIYIAQPPLFRASKGKFERFIKDEIELDNFLLDRVGSDLAVKSTTGKVFEGEDLMGIMDKIRFLRTRFNEAETVGIEPTLYRKLLDYPERISFTYFEEHSPEDFKRDFETNGYRVDIDTEHDQELEKDRTYLVFENENGHRTRLAMEFFYSKLYKTAYKTYGELKETFGGFEFTLDLKESEKPVSGLFDLYNSVIDEAHRGWSIQRYKGLGEMNPEQLWETTMNPENRIMLKVTIEDAAAANDIFMDLMGDNVEPRREFIEKNALAVQDLDI, encoded by the coding sequence ATGAGCGAAAAGAAGTACACAGCCGAGTCCATTACGGTACTCGAGGGACTCGAGGCCGTTCGAAAACGGCCCGCCATGTATATCGGGTCCACGGACATCCGTGGCCTGCACCATCTGGTCTACGAGGTCATCGACAACTCCATCGACGAGGCCATGGCCGGGTATTGCGACAAGATCAAGGTCACCCTGCACATGGACAACTCCTGCACGGTCACCGACAACGGCCGCGGCATCCCGGTTGAGATCCACCCCAAGGAAGGCATTCCGGCGGTCCAGCTGGCCATGACCACCCTGCATGCGGGCGGCAAGTTCGACAACGACTCCTACAAGGTGTCCGGCGGCCTGCACGGCGTGGGTGTGTCCTGCGTCAACGCCCTGTCCGAGTTCATGGAGACCACGGTCAAGCGCGACGGCAAGACCTACCGCATGAAGTTCGAGCGCGGCCACGTGACCAAGGAGCTGGAGGAGATCGGCCCGGCCGATTCCACCGGCACCAGCCAGCGGTTCCGGCCCGACGAGGAAATCTTCGAGGTCAACCAGTTCGAATACGATGTGCTGCGCAAGCGGTTCAAGGAGCTGGCCTACCTCAACTCCGGTCTTGAGATCGAGTTCCGCGACGAGCGCAACCCCGAGGCCAAGCCCGAGGTGTTCAAGTTCGAGGGCGGCATCAAGCAGTACGTCAAGGACATCAACTCGAACCTGACCACCATCGGCGAGATCGTCTACGGCGAGGGCGAGTCCGAGAACATGATCGTGGAGTTCGCCCTGCAGTATACGGCGAGCTACAAGGAAAACACCTACACCTTCGCCAACAACATCCGGACCATCGAGGGCGGCACCCACCTGGCGGGCTACAAGACCGCGCTGACCAGGGCCATCAACAACTACGTCCAGAACGCGGACCTGCCCAAGAAGCTCATCCAGAAGCTCACCGGCGACGACGTGCGCGAAGGACTGACCTCGGTCATCTCGGTCAAGCTGCCGGACCCCCAGTTCGAAGGCCAGACCAAGACCAAGCTCGGCAACTCCGAGGCCGCCGGCCTGGTGGCGGGCGTGATCTACGAGAAGCTGAACGTCTTCTTCGAGGAGAACCCCAAGGAAGCGCGGTTCATCATCGAGAAGGTCGTGGACGCGGCCCGGGCGCGCGAGGCGGCCCGCAAGGCGCGCGACCTGGTTCGGCGCAAGGGCGCGCTGTCCGACAACGCCCTGCCGGGCAAGCTGGCGGACTGCCAGTCCAAGCGCCCCGAGGACTCCGAAATCTTCATCGTCGAGGGTGACTCCGCAGGCGGCTCGGCCAAGCAGGGCCGGGACCCCAAGATCCAGGCCATCCTTCCCCTGCGCGGCAAGATCCTGAACGTCGAGAAGACGCGCATGGACAAGATGCTCGGGAACAAGGAAATCCGGGCCATGATCACGGCCTTCGGCATCGGCATCGGCCAGGACGAGGAAAAGGACTACGACAAGCTGCGCTACCACAAGATCGTCATCATGACCGATGCCGACGTGGATGGCTCGCACATCCGCACCCTGCTGCTGACCTTCTTCTTCCGGCAGTACGAGGAGCTGATCAACCGCGGGCACATCTACATCGCGCAGCCGCCGCTCTTCCGGGCCAGCAAGGGCAAATTCGAGCGGTTCATCAAGGACGAGATCGAGCTGGACAACTTCCTGCTCGACCGCGTGGGCAGCGACCTGGCCGTGAAATCGACCACGGGCAAGGTCTTCGAGGGCGAGGATCTCATGGGAATCATGGACAAGATCCGCTTCCTGCGGACCCGGTTCAACGAAGCCGAGACCGTGGGCATCGAGCCGACCCTGTACCGGAAACTCCTCGACTACCCGGAGCGCATCTCCTTCACCTATTTCGAGGAGCACAGCCCCGAGGACTTCAAGCGCGACTTCGAGACCAACGGCTACCGCGTGGACATCGACACCGAGCACGATCAGGAGCTGGAAAAGGACCGCACCTACCTGGTGTTCGAGAACGAGAACGGCCACCGCACCCGGTTGGCCATGGAGTTCTTCTATTCCAAGCTCTACAAGACCGCCTACAAGACCTATGGCGAGCTCAAGGAGACCTTCGGCGGGTTCGAGTTCACCCTGGACCTGAAAGAGAGCGAGAAGCCCGTTTCCGGCCTTTTCGACCTGTATAACTCGGTCATCGACGAGGCCCATCGCGGCTGGTCCATCCAGCGCTACAAGGGTCTGGGCGAAATGAACCCGGAACAGCTCTGGGAAACGACCATGAACCCGGAAAACCGGATCATGCTCAAGGTGACCATCGAAGACGCGGCCGCGGCCAACGACATCTTCATGGACCTCATGGGCGACAACGTGGAACCGCGCCGGGAATTCATCGAAAAGAACGCCCTGGCCGTGCAGGATCTGGATATCTAA
- the dnaN gene encoding DNA polymerase III subunit beta, protein MFLKVNRDEIIEGLQKSANIIPAKTGAAFLRTIWLQCENGSLNVMSTDSNLEFMGSYPAALEGEGLAGVQGRAFYDLVKQLRSDQGELTIRTDEANQNVLVEQKARKYKFPVNDPEWFQKFSTFPEDNTVYWSGDFLHEIIEKISFCISDEDSMEAIACIYFVPREKDGVNTVEVCGLNGHQFAMLNFVNDDIHSMLPEEGVLIQKKYLAELKKWLTADEIELAISNKRLFFRTGDKRETFTLPLSYYQYPNYNNFLSRLNDDNVSTLEVNRLDLVDALSRVALFNTDSNRCAYFTFGEGEVTISAQGQETGTARESIDAGFSGDMARIAFPTRNLIEILNHFNSATVKFTLTGTEAPCGVTGPDDKDYQVIVMPMMIQEETYYTEENA, encoded by the coding sequence ATGTTTCTGAAAGTGAACAGAGATGAAATCATTGAAGGACTCCAGAAGTCGGCGAACATCATCCCGGCCAAAACGGGCGCCGCCTTCCTCCGGACCATCTGGCTGCAGTGCGAGAACGGGAGCCTCAATGTCATGAGCACGGATTCCAACCTGGAATTCATGGGCTCCTATCCGGCGGCCCTGGAGGGCGAGGGATTGGCAGGCGTGCAGGGCAGGGCGTTCTATGACCTGGTCAAGCAGCTCAGGTCCGACCAGGGCGAGCTGACCATCCGCACGGACGAAGCCAACCAGAACGTGCTGGTGGAGCAGAAGGCCCGCAAGTACAAGTTCCCGGTGAACGACCCCGAGTGGTTCCAGAAGTTCTCCACCTTCCCGGAGGACAACACGGTCTACTGGTCCGGCGACTTCCTGCATGAAATCATCGAGAAGATTTCCTTCTGCATCTCCGACGAGGACTCCATGGAGGCCATCGCCTGCATCTACTTCGTCCCCCGCGAGAAGGACGGCGTGAACACCGTGGAGGTCTGCGGCCTGAACGGCCACCAGTTCGCCATGCTCAACTTCGTCAACGACGACATCCACTCCATGCTTCCCGAAGAGGGCGTGCTGATCCAGAAGAAGTACCTCGCCGAACTGAAGAAATGGCTCACCGCCGACGAGATCGAGCTGGCCATCTCCAACAAGCGGCTCTTCTTCCGCACCGGCGACAAGCGCGAGACCTTCACCCTGCCGCTGTCCTACTACCAGTATCCCAACTACAACAATTTCCTGTCCCGGCTGAACGACGACAACGTCTCCACCCTTGAGGTCAACCGCCTCGACCTGGTGGACGCGCTCTCCCGCGTGGCCCTGTTCAACACCGACTCCAACCGCTGCGCCTACTTCACCTTCGGCGAGGGCGAGGTGACGATCTCGGCCCAGGGCCAGGAGACGGGCACGGCCCGGGAGTCCATTGACGCCGGGTTCTCCGGCGACATGGCGCGCATCGCCTTCCCCACCCGGAACCTGATCGAGATCCTGAACCACTTCAACTCCGCCACCGTGAAGTTCACCCTGACCGGCACCGAGGCCCCGTGCGGGGTGACCGGTCCCGACGACAAGGACTACCAGGTCATCGTCATGCCGATGATGATCCAGGAAGAGACCTACTATACCGAGGAAAACGCATAA